Proteins found in one Xenopus laevis strain J_2021 chromosome 1L, Xenopus_laevis_v10.1, whole genome shotgun sequence genomic segment:
- the LOC108715050 gene encoding ubiquitin carboxyl-terminal hydrolase CYLD: MSSPAYFIAIDDFPVLPKLPDRVYEKIEKGTILIKADTPPSTLVRADPSLSPPPLWVKVQETQRIVSVDRQFVADLRSKVAMLLLAVTDTEERFAFYKDRRRLQEVTELKEGDHVRVQVTSSSGRRERGVLRYKGPVCQKQGLLFGVQLVGSAVGKGFTDGSFHGQTFFHCEENCGVFVPGSRLDWDYNETQTRRGGRLEETSSGRREEPMKGPRNILEQRQKTVNFLSRGIRQQSPQRAAEKGTDHLPTTEERNIKTRVPEEHSLPANEEAPQPLTTSLEGLQINANFHSATEDSLQLPSLYCPPKNGIPSSLLPETERKKVELELNSMVEVKDPPIYGVIRWIGQIPDSSEPIAGLEMEVEMPSAGTDGLYRGNRYFHCGPNKALFVKLKNCRPDSRFYSIYGPTNQIQRCNSIAFKDYTSKCIEENTPPAMGSEATERLIGWKKGIQGHCNSCYLDATLFCMFACSSVLDTMLLRPPDKNDSDSYTETRDLLRTEIVNPLRKNGYVCATKVMALRKILEAAGKSTGFTSEEKDPEEFLNQLFQVLRVEPLFYIRKCEKKPQGCIFYQIFMEKRQSVDIPSVQQLLEGSMVTGDLKFTEAPSCLILQMPRNGKNFKMFPTIIPTLELDITDLLEDTPRQCSICQSLAVVECQKCYEDAGISPGHIKQFCEICNKQVHLHRQRSGHRPRGLSVPRDLNEQAVLQRQCMQLYAVLCIETSHYVAFIRHSFHHSTQWAFFDSMADREGGENGFNIPRVTPCPELAEYLKMTPEELQQEDPKTMPTYARRLLCDAYMCLYYSPDLSLYK, from the exons ATGTCATCTCCTGCTTACTTTATAGCTATCGATGATTTTCCGGTACTCCCAAAATTACCTGACAGGGTGTATGAGAAAATAGAAAAGGGAACCATACTTATCAAAGCTGACACCCCACCATCTACGCTTGTAAGAGCAGATCCATCTCTTTCCCCACCTCCACTTTGGGTAAAAGTGCAGGAAACCCAGAGGATAGTGAGTGTTGACAGACAGTTTGTGGCAGATCTGCGAAGCAAAGTTGCAATGTTGCTACTGGCTGTGACTGACACAGAAGAGCGTTTTGCATTTTACAAGGATAGGCGTAGATTGCAGGAGGTAACAGAACTGAAGGAGGGAGACCATGTTAGGGTGCAGGTTACCTCATCCAGTGGGCGCAGAGAGAGAGGCGTGCTTCGTTACAAAGGACCTGTTTGTCAGAAGCAAGGACTTCTATTTGGGGTTCAGCTTGTG GGCTCTGCTGTGGGAAAAGGATTTACAGATGGCTCGTTTCATGGCCAAACATTTTTCCACTGTGAGGAAAATTGTGGTGTCTTTGTACCGGGAAGCCGTCTGGATTGGGATTACAATGAAACCCAGACACGCAGAGGCGGTAGACTTGAGGAGACGTCATCAGGGAGACGGGAAGAACCCATGAAAGGGCCAAGAAACATCCTAGAGCAGCGCCAAAAGACGGTTAACTTCCTTTCTCGAGGCATCAGGCAGCAAAGTCCACAGCGAGCTGCAGAGAAAGGAACGG ACCATCTGCCAACAACAGAAGAGAGGAATATCAAAACACGGGTACCAGAAGAACATTCACTACCAG CAAATGAAGAGGCACCGCAGCCCCTGACTACTTCCTTGGAGGGACTGCAAATTAATGCCAATTTCCATTCTGCAACTGAAGATAGTCTTCAGCTCCCTAGTCTGTACTGTCCCCCAAAAAATGGAATCCCATCAAGCCTCCTGCCTGAGACGGAGCGTAAAAAAGTGGAGTTAGAGCtcaattcaatggttgaagtcaaaGACCCCCCTATCTATGGGGTGATCCGCTGGATTGGGCAGATTCCAGATTCCTCTGAACCTATAGCTGGTCTTGAAATG GAGGTAGAAATGCCATCTGCTGGAACAGATGGATTATACAGGGGAAATCGGTATTTTCATTGTGGCCCTAATAAAGCACTATTTGTCAAACTGAAAAACTGTCGTCCAGATTCCCGATTCTATTCCATCTACGGACCAACTAATCAGATTCAGAGATGTAATTCCATTG CGTTCAAGGATTATACCAGCAAATGCATTGAGGAGAACACACCTCCTGCGATGGGTAGTGAAGCCACTGAACGTTTGATTGGATGGAAAAAAGGAATTCAGGGTCACTGCAACTCTTGCTACTTAGATGCAACACTTTtttg CATGTTCGCCTGCTCATCTGTGTTGGATACAATGCTCTTGCGTCCGCCAGACAAGAATGACAGTGATTCCTACACTGAGACTCGGGATTTGCTACGCACTGAAATAGTGAATCCTCTGCGAAA AAATGGCTATGTATGTGCCACAAAGGTAATGGCCTTGAGAAAGATTCTAGAAGCAGCAGGAAAGAGTACAGGATTTACCAGTGAAGAGAAAG ATCCAGAGGAATTTTTAAACCAGTTGTTCCAGGTTCTTAGAGTAGAGCCTCTTTTTTACATCAG GAAATGCGAGAAGAAGCCACAGGGATGTATTTTCTACCAAATCTTCATGGAGAAAAGGCAGTCAGTGGATATTCCCAGTGTTCAGCAGCTCTTGGAGGGGTCCATGGTCACTGGTGACCTTAAGTTCACAGAA gctCCTTCCTGCCTCATACTCCAAATGCCCAGGAATGGAAAGAATTTTAAAATGTTCCCCACCATTATACCTACCCTGGAATTGGACATAACAGACCTTCTGGAGGACA CTCCACGGCAATGCTCTATCTGTCAGTCATTGGCAGTGGTAGAATGTCAGAAGTGTTATGAAGATGCTGGAATTAGCCCTGGACATATCAAACAGTTCTGTGAAATCTGCAACAAACAG GTTCACCTTCACCGACAACGCAGTGGCCACCGCCCACGAGGGTTAAGTGTGCCTAGAGATCTAAATGAGCAGGCTGTACTTCAACGACAGTGTATGCAGCTGTATGCTGTTCTTTGTATAGAAACTAGCCACTATGTGGCTTTTATTAGGCATAGTTTCCATCACTCTACTCAGTGGGCATTCTTTGACAGCATGGCTGACCGCGAGG GGGGAGAGAATGGATTTAACATACCGCGGGTTACACCCTGTCCAGAGCTTGCTGAGTACCTAAAAATGACTCCCGAAGAGCTTCAGCAGGAAGACCCAAAGACTATGCCAACATATGCCCGTCGGCTGTTATGTGatgcttacatgtgtctgtacTACAGCCCAGATCTGAGCCTTTACAAATAG